The following are encoded together in the Thermomonas brevis genome:
- the pmbA gene encoding metalloprotease PmbA translates to MNVPATHSDLPADDSLPRLERLSAVAERLLDRARAAGADQCEVTCNEDAGLSVNVRMGEVETVEATRDRGVAITVYFGKRKGSASTADLRDESLAATIEQACAIARHTEEDPASGLADADLMASALREFDSWHPAPFDADRAVDIALACEAAGRGVDARIGNSDGASMNANASLSVYANSHGFLGAERATSYSTGCALIAGEGDAMQRDGWFSVALAQSDLEAPDAIGRKAARRTLDRLDPRQLPTGEVPVLFCAEMARSLIGSFIGAVSGGALYRRASFLLDSQGTRVFPEWFAIEENPFLPRGFRSAAFDAEGVATRRSMLVDGGIVQRYVLGSYSARKLGLATTANAGGVHNLQVKANAGDLAAMLRGMGRGLLVTELMGQGVNAITGDYSRGAAGFWVENGELAYPVDGITIAGNLKTMFAGIEAVGDDVDPRSHVRTGSILVGRMTVAGGG, encoded by the coding sequence TTGAACGTCCCCGCCACCCATTCCGACCTTCCCGCCGACGACAGCCTGCCGCGGCTGGAGCGCCTGTCCGCCGTCGCCGAGCGGCTGCTCGACCGCGCCCGCGCGGCCGGCGCCGATCAGTGCGAGGTGACCTGCAACGAGGACGCGGGCCTGTCGGTCAACGTGCGCATGGGCGAGGTGGAGACGGTGGAGGCCACCCGCGACCGCGGCGTCGCCATCACCGTCTACTTCGGCAAGCGCAAGGGCAGCGCCAGCACCGCCGACCTGCGCGACGAGAGCCTGGCCGCCACCATCGAGCAGGCCTGCGCGATCGCCCGCCATACCGAGGAGGATCCGGCCTCCGGGCTGGCCGACGCCGACCTGATGGCGAGCGCGCTGCGCGAGTTCGACAGCTGGCATCCGGCGCCGTTCGACGCCGATCGCGCCGTCGACATCGCTCTGGCCTGCGAGGCCGCCGGGCGCGGCGTGGACGCGCGCATCGGCAATTCCGACGGCGCGTCGATGAACGCCAACGCCTCGCTCAGCGTGTACGCCAATTCGCACGGCTTCCTTGGCGCGGAACGGGCCACGTCCTACAGCACCGGCTGCGCGCTGATCGCTGGCGAGGGCGATGCGATGCAGCGCGACGGCTGGTTCAGCGTGGCGCTGGCGCAGTCCGACCTGGAAGCGCCGGACGCCATCGGCCGCAAGGCCGCGCGGCGCACGCTGGACCGGCTCGATCCGCGCCAGCTGCCGACCGGCGAGGTGCCGGTACTGTTCTGCGCGGAAATGGCGCGTTCGCTGATCGGCAGCTTCATCGGCGCGGTGTCCGGCGGCGCGCTGTACCGGCGCGCCAGCTTCCTGCTGGACAGCCAGGGTACGCGGGTGTTCCCGGAGTGGTTCGCCATCGAGGAAAACCCGTTCCTGCCGCGCGGGTTCCGTTCGGCGGCGTTCGACGCCGAGGGCGTGGCGACCCGCAGGTCGATGCTGGTCGACGGCGGCATCGTCCAGCGCTACGTGCTCGGCAGCTATTCGGCGCGCAAGCTGGGCCTCGCCACCACCGCGAACGCCGGCGGCGTGCACAACCTGCAGGTGAAGGCGAACGCCGGCGATCTGGCGGCGATGCTGCGCGGCATGGGCCGCGGCCTGCTAGTGACGGAGCTGATGGGGCAGGGCGTGAACGCGATCACCGGCGACTACTCGCGCGGCGCGGCCGGCTTCTGGGTGGAGAACGGCGAACTGGCCTACCCGGTCGACGGCATCACCATCGCCGGCAACCTGAAGACGATGTTCGCCGGCATCGAGGCGGTGGGCGACGATGTCGATCCGCGCTCGCACGTGCGCACCGGCTCGATCCTGGTCGGGCGGATGACGGTGGCCGGCGGCGGCTGA
- the yjgA gene encoding ribosome biogenesis factor YjgA, with protein MRGRDEETGEFFSPSRSEQRRAALDVLELGQQLVALSAAQLAKLPVPEDLLPHIRETQRITSHIAHKRQLAFLAKQMRKLDDDALDAIRDAMSKDGEAARRETAALHRAEALRDALLGDDGDAALTELLATHPQADRQKLRQLVRNAREERAKNKPPRAFRELFRELRELLVGGSEAGDETLEGDDEA; from the coding sequence ATGCGAGGACGTGACGAAGAAACCGGCGAGTTTTTCAGCCCCAGCCGCAGCGAGCAGCGCCGCGCGGCGCTGGACGTACTGGAACTGGGACAGCAACTGGTGGCGCTGAGCGCCGCGCAGCTGGCGAAGCTGCCGGTGCCCGAGGACCTGCTGCCGCACATCCGCGAGACCCAGCGCATCACCTCGCACATCGCCCACAAGCGGCAGCTGGCGTTCCTGGCCAAGCAGATGCGCAAGCTGGACGACGACGCGCTGGACGCGATCCGCGACGCCATGAGCAAGGACGGCGAGGCCGCGCGCCGCGAAACCGCCGCGCTGCACCGCGCCGAAGCCCTGCGCGACGCGCTGCTGGGCGACGACGGCGACGCCGCGCTGACCGAATTGCTGGCCACGCATCCGCAGGCCGACCGGCAGAAGCTGCGCCAGCTGGTGCGCAATGCGCGCGAGGAGCGGGCGAAGAACAAGCCGCCGCGGGCGTTCCGGGAGTTGTTCCGGGAGCTGCGGGAGTTGCTGGTGGGTGGCAGTGAAGCCGGCGACGAGACGCTTGAAGGCGACGACGAAGCCTGA
- a CDS encoding YhdP family protein yields MTMPWRHRLRLLRRGAWYALAALLVVLALGNGIGSQLLPLAERHPDRIAAWLGERAGRPVAFDHVTTEWTRRGPLLRLDNLRIGDPANPLRIGDAEVLVAQYAGLLPGRSFTELRLRGLDLTLQRGANGQWQVRGLPGQQQGGGDPLDALSHLGELQLTQARLHVLSPELGIDLHLPRIDLRLRVDGARMRAGARAWLRATGLPFDVAGELDRASGDGRVYAGSRRADLGELAGAFDVTGVSLLSGQGQLRTWMQLRGHRIVGIRADADLRDVRLRGAAQAGEPAPVRELGELALDASWAGSVQDWQLRVPRLRIGSAAQLQTLDGLALAGGERRYGLRAHRLEAAPLLQLVALSDALSPGLRHWLQTTAPGALLEDVDVAGVPGGRLRASARISGFRFDPVGHAPGLRGVGGWLLADRDGLRLRFDRDAQVAFDWPAGFGVVHDFKLDGEAVLWRDGDGWTVRTPGLDIDGGQLQMQARGGIGFQHDGSRPHLDIAADIGDVPISMAHGFWIHHLMSKATVDWLDAALQGGTLRNVHAVVAGDLDDWPFRNEPGMAGAGLFRADAHIADGTVKFQPDWPAAQRMNADVSFVADGFTVSGGANLGGVQVTALKAGIARFGQAELLVDAAAGGDAKDFLSMLRASPLHKEYGETMDNLRAAGPAQATFRMKLPLHHDHPVPPTIDGSVTLAGVRLAEQRWKLAFEQVRGQARFDRGGFDASELQVRHEGAPGLLSLRAGPHVRDPAQAFEAQLQTQADIDGLLDKAGNLGWLKPYLRGSSSWTTELAVPRGVAQNAPPSRLRLRSNLVGTAIELPAPLRKPAAQALAADIGIRLPLESGEVEVALGDLLSLRSRSANGKTGLRVQLGGGPAGAPPASGLAVGGRVERLDALDWIGLGTGGHGDADMPLRRIEIDAGQLHLLGSDVGPARLVVAPAPRGTAVQVQGEGIAGALLVPEQDGATVAGRFERLHWALPPRTAAQVAGPATAPTPTAPGFDPAAIPPLLFDVDDLRIGATAMGRARFRSTPVAGGMRMDEFTTAGGKQRLAASGSWLGRGANARSQLKLDANSDDIGALLDGFGFGGQVGGGKGKFGVEANWRGGPGDFDTATVDARLLVDAHDGHLLEIEPGAGRVLGLLGVAQLRRRLTLDFSDIFSKGFAFDRIQGNAHLAQGQLRTDNLSVRGPAAEIHVRGSTDLRNQRFDQTVDVLPKSGGILTAVGALAGGPVGAAVGAVANAVLDKPMRGIGAKSYRVTGPWASPKVEAITRSTSAQLGADRGQGD; encoded by the coding sequence ATGACCATGCCCTGGCGCCACCGCCTGCGCCTGCTGCGCCGCGGGGCGTGGTACGCGTTGGCGGCGTTGCTGGTGGTGCTGGCGCTGGGCAACGGCATCGGCAGCCAGCTGCTGCCGCTGGCCGAGCGCCACCCCGACCGCATCGCCGCGTGGCTGGGCGAGCGCGCCGGCCGGCCAGTCGCGTTCGACCACGTCACCACCGAATGGACGCGGCGCGGCCCGCTGCTGCGGCTGGACAACCTGCGCATCGGCGATCCCGCCAACCCGCTGCGGATCGGCGACGCCGAAGTGCTGGTGGCGCAGTACGCCGGCCTGCTGCCGGGCCGTTCGTTCACCGAGCTGCGCCTGCGCGGGCTGGACCTGACCCTGCAGCGCGGCGCCAACGGCCAATGGCAGGTGCGCGGCCTGCCCGGCCAGCAGCAGGGCGGCGGCGATCCGCTGGATGCGCTGTCGCACCTGGGCGAACTGCAGCTGACCCAGGCGCGGCTGCACGTGCTCTCGCCGGAGCTGGGCATCGACCTGCACTTGCCGCGCATCGACCTGCGCCTGCGCGTGGACGGCGCGCGCATGCGCGCCGGCGCGCGCGCCTGGCTGCGGGCCACGGGGCTGCCGTTCGACGTGGCCGGCGAACTCGACCGTGCCAGCGGCGACGGCCGCGTCTACGCCGGCAGCCGCCGCGCCGACCTGGGCGAACTGGCCGGCGCGTTCGATGTCACCGGCGTGTCGCTGCTGTCCGGGCAGGGGCAACTGCGGACGTGGATGCAGCTGCGCGGACACCGCATCGTCGGGATCCGCGCCGATGCCGACCTGCGCGACGTGCGCCTGCGCGGCGCGGCGCAGGCCGGCGAGCCCGCGCCCGTTCGCGAGCTGGGCGAACTGGCGCTGGACGCCAGCTGGGCGGGCAGCGTGCAGGACTGGCAGCTGCGCGTGCCGCGCCTGCGCATCGGCAGCGCCGCGCAGCTGCAGACGCTGGACGGACTGGCGCTGGCCGGTGGCGAGCGCCGCTACGGCCTGCGCGCGCATCGGCTGGAGGCCGCGCCGCTGCTGCAACTGGTGGCGCTGAGCGACGCGCTCTCGCCCGGCTTGCGGCACTGGCTGCAGACCACCGCGCCGGGCGCGCTGCTGGAGGACGTGGACGTGGCCGGCGTGCCCGGCGGCCGGCTGCGCGCCAGCGCGCGGATCAGCGGCTTCCGCTTCGATCCGGTGGGCCATGCGCCGGGCCTGCGCGGCGTCGGCGGCTGGCTGCTGGCCGACCGCGACGGCCTGCGCCTGCGCTTCGACCGCGATGCGCAGGTGGCGTTCGACTGGCCCGCCGGCTTCGGCGTGGTCCACGACTTCAAGCTCGACGGCGAAGCCGTGCTCTGGCGCGACGGCGACGGCTGGACGGTGCGCACGCCGGGGCTGGACATCGACGGCGGCCAATTGCAGATGCAGGCGCGCGGCGGCATCGGCTTCCAGCACGACGGCAGCCGCCCGCACCTGGACATCGCCGCCGACATCGGCGACGTGCCGATCTCGATGGCGCACGGGTTCTGGATCCACCACCTGATGTCGAAGGCGACCGTCGACTGGCTGGACGCGGCGCTGCAGGGCGGCACGCTGCGCAACGTGCACGCGGTGGTCGCCGGCGATCTCGACGACTGGCCGTTCCGCAACGAGCCGGGCATGGCCGGCGCCGGCCTGTTCCGCGCCGACGCGCACATCGCCGACGGCACGGTGAAGTTCCAGCCGGACTGGCCGGCGGCGCAGCGCATGAACGCCGATGTCAGCTTCGTGGCCGACGGCTTCACCGTCAGCGGCGGCGCCAACCTCGGCGGCGTGCAGGTGACCGCGCTGAAGGCCGGCATCGCGCGCTTCGGCCAGGCCGAGCTGCTGGTGGACGCCGCGGCCGGCGGCGACGCGAAGGACTTCCTGTCGATGCTGCGGGCCAGCCCGCTGCACAAGGAGTACGGCGAGACGATGGACAACCTGCGCGCGGCCGGGCCGGCGCAGGCGACGTTCCGCATGAAGCTGCCGCTGCACCACGACCATCCGGTGCCGCCGACCATCGACGGCAGCGTCACCCTGGCCGGCGTGCGCCTGGCCGAGCAGCGCTGGAAGCTGGCGTTCGAGCAGGTGCGCGGGCAGGCGCGCTTCGACCGCGGCGGCTTCGACGCCAGCGAGCTGCAGGTACGCCACGAGGGCGCGCCCGGCCTGCTGTCGCTGCGGGCCGGGCCGCACGTGCGCGATCCGGCGCAGGCGTTCGAGGCGCAGCTGCAGACCCAGGCCGACATCGACGGCCTGCTCGACAAGGCCGGCAACCTCGGCTGGCTGAAACCCTACCTGCGCGGCAGCTCCAGCTGGACGACCGAGCTGGCGGTGCCGCGCGGCGTGGCGCAAAACGCGCCGCCCAGCCGATTGCGGCTGCGCTCGAACCTGGTGGGCACCGCCATCGAACTGCCGGCGCCGCTGCGCAAGCCGGCCGCGCAGGCGCTGGCGGCGGACATCGGCATCCGCCTGCCGCTGGAAAGCGGCGAGGTGGAGGTGGCGCTGGGCGATCTGCTGTCGCTGCGCAGCCGCAGCGCCAACGGCAAGACCGGCCTGCGCGTGCAGCTGGGCGGCGGCCCGGCCGGTGCGCCGCCGGCCTCAGGCTTGGCCGTGGGCGGACGCGTGGAACGGCTGGACGCGCTGGACTGGATCGGTCTGGGGACTGGCGGGCACGGCGACGCCGACATGCCGCTGCGGCGGATCGAGATCGACGCCGGGCAGCTGCATCTGCTCGGCTCCGATGTCGGCCCGGCGCGGCTGGTGGTGGCGCCCGCGCCGCGCGGCACCGCGGTGCAGGTGCAGGGCGAAGGCATCGCCGGCGCGCTGCTGGTGCCGGAGCAGGACGGCGCGACCGTGGCCGGCCGCTTCGAACGCCTGCACTGGGCGCTGCCGCCGCGGACGGCGGCGCAGGTTGCCGGGCCCGCAACGGCGCCGACGCCTACCGCGCCCGGCTTCGACCCTGCCGCGATCCCGCCGTTGCTGTTCGACGTGGACGACCTGCGCATCGGCGCGACGGCGATGGGCCGCGCGCGCTTCCGCAGCACGCCGGTGGCCGGCGGCATGCGCATGGACGAGTTCACCACCGCCGGCGGCAAGCAGCGCCTCGCCGCCAGCGGCAGCTGGCTGGGTCGCGGCGCGAACGCGCGCAGCCAGCTGAAGCTGGACGCGAACAGCGACGATATCGGCGCGCTGCTGGACGGTTTCGGCTTCGGCGGCCAGGTGGGTGGCGGCAAGGGCAAGTTCGGCGTCGAAGCGAACTGGCGCGGCGGCCCCGGCGATTTCGATACGGCGACGGTGGACGCGCGCCTGCTGGTGGACGCGCACGACGGCCATCTGCTGGAGATCGAGCCGGGCGCGGGCCGCGTGCTGGGCCTGCTCGGCGTGGCCCAGCTGCGCCGGCGGCTGACGCTGGATTTCAGCGACATCTTCAGCAAGGGCTTCGCCTTCGACCGCATCCAGGGCAACGCGCACCTGGCGCAGGGCCAGCTGCGCACCGACAACCTGAGCGTGCGCGGCCCCGCCGCCGAAATCCACGTGCGCGGCAGCACCGACCTGCGCAACCAGCGTTTCGACCAGACCGTGGACGTGCTGCCGAAATCCGGCGGCATCCTGACCGCGGTGGGCGCGCTGGCCGGCGGGCCGGTGGGCGCGGCGGTGGGCGCGGTGGCGAACGCGGTGCTGGACAAGCCGATGCGCGGCATCGGCGCCAAGTCCTACCGCGTCACCGGGCCGTGGGCCTCGCCCAAGGTCGAGGCCATTACCCGCAGCACGTCGGCGCAGCTCGGCGCGGACCGCGGGCAGGGCGATTGA
- the tldD gene encoding metalloprotease TldD, producing MPHLAIAESRLLLPTGLDASALERAFGALLGPGIDFGDLYFQHARREGWSMEDGIVKDGSHSIEQGVGVRAISGEKTGFAYSDELDAPALLAAAQSARAIARDGRAHGAHALQRSGGRALYPALDPIDALDNAAKVDALRRVDGLVRALDPRVQQVMVSLSGGVDTVLVARSDGVLAGDVRPLVRMNVQVIVEQNGRRESGFAGFGGRYSYEELLADGKPEKFAREALRQALVNLEAVDAPAGAMPVVLGHGWPGVLLHEAVGHGLEGDFNRKGTSTYAGRIGQRVAAPGVTIVDDGTLDGRRGSLNIDDEGTQTACTTLIEDGILVGYMQDTLNARLMGMAPTGNGRRESFAHLVMPRMTNTYMRAGTHDPEEMIRSVKRGLYAVNFGGGQVDITSGKYVFSATEAYLIEDGKITAPVKGATLIGNGPETMQKVAMIGHDLALDDGVGICGKDGQSVPVGVGQPSLLISEITVGGTKA from the coding sequence ATGCCCCATCTCGCCATCGCCGAATCCCGCCTGCTGCTGCCCACCGGGCTCGACGCCTCCGCGCTGGAGCGCGCGTTCGGCGCGCTGCTGGGGCCTGGCATCGACTTCGGCGACCTGTACTTCCAGCACGCCCGCCGCGAGGGCTGGAGCATGGAGGACGGCATCGTCAAGGACGGCTCGCACAGCATCGAGCAGGGCGTGGGCGTGCGCGCGATCTCCGGCGAGAAGACCGGCTTCGCCTATTCCGACGAACTGGACGCGCCGGCGCTGCTCGCCGCCGCACAGTCGGCGCGCGCGATCGCCCGCGACGGCCGCGCGCACGGCGCGCACGCGTTGCAGCGCAGCGGCGGACGCGCGCTGTATCCCGCGCTCGATCCCATCGACGCGCTCGACAACGCCGCCAAAGTGGACGCGCTGCGCCGCGTGGACGGACTGGTGCGCGCGCTCGATCCGCGCGTGCAGCAGGTGATGGTGAGCCTCTCCGGCGGCGTGGACACCGTGCTGGTGGCGCGCAGCGACGGCGTGCTGGCCGGCGACGTGCGCCCGCTGGTGCGGATGAACGTGCAGGTGATCGTGGAGCAGAACGGCCGGCGCGAATCGGGCTTCGCCGGCTTCGGCGGGCGCTATTCCTACGAGGAACTGCTGGCCGACGGCAAGCCGGAGAAGTTCGCCCGCGAGGCGCTGCGGCAGGCGCTGGTGAACCTGGAAGCGGTCGACGCACCGGCCGGCGCGATGCCGGTGGTGCTCGGCCACGGCTGGCCGGGCGTGCTGCTGCACGAAGCGGTGGGCCACGGGCTGGAAGGCGACTTCAACCGCAAGGGCACCTCGACCTACGCCGGCCGCATCGGCCAGCGCGTGGCCGCGCCCGGCGTCACCATCGTCGACGACGGCACGCTGGACGGCCGCCGCGGTTCGCTCAACATCGACGACGAGGGTACGCAGACGGCGTGCACCACGCTGATCGAGGACGGCATCCTGGTCGGCTACATGCAGGACACGCTCAACGCGCGGCTGATGGGCATGGCCCCGACCGGCAACGGTCGCCGCGAATCGTTCGCGCATCTCGTCATGCCGCGCATGACCAACACCTACATGCGCGCAGGCACGCACGACCCGGAGGAGATGATCCGTTCGGTCAAGCGCGGCCTGTACGCGGTCAACTTCGGCGGCGGGCAGGTGGACATCACCAGCGGCAAGTACGTGTTCTCGGCGACCGAGGCGTATTTGATCGAGGACGGCAAAATCACCGCGCCGGTGAAGGGCGCGACCCTGATCGGCAACGGTCCGGAGACCATGCAGAAGGTGGCGATGATCGGCCACGACCTGGCGCTGGACGACGGCGTCGGCATCTGCGGCAAGGACGGGCAGAGCGTGCCGGTGGGCGTGGGTCAGCCCAGCCTGCTGATTTCGGAAATCACCGTGGGCGGGACGAAGGCGTGA
- a CDS encoding DUF4870 domain-containing protein: MDQFETDAATPPPPPPPAGTPSKDERQWAMFAHLSALLGGLLTSAFGGWGFFLGPLVIWLMKKDEMPFVADQAKEALNFNITVSAIFLLLVIFTVLTIGIGALLTVPVALVVGITALVLVIMAAIKANEGVAYRYPLTIRLVK; the protein is encoded by the coding sequence ATGGACCAATTCGAAACGGACGCCGCGACACCGCCACCGCCGCCTCCGCCGGCCGGGACGCCGTCGAAGGACGAGCGGCAGTGGGCGATGTTCGCCCACCTGTCGGCGCTGCTCGGCGGCCTGCTGACCTCGGCGTTCGGCGGCTGGGGCTTCTTCCTCGGCCCGCTGGTGATCTGGCTGATGAAGAAGGACGAGATGCCGTTCGTGGCCGACCAGGCCAAGGAAGCGCTGAACTTCAACATCACCGTGTCGGCGATCTTCCTGCTGCTGGTGATCTTCACCGTGCTCACCATCGGGATCGGTGCGCTGCTGACGGTGCCGGTGGCGCTGGTCGTCGGCATCACCGCGCTGGTGCTGGTGATCATGGCGGCGATCAAGGCCAACGAGGGCGTGGCTTACCGCTATCCGCTGACGATCCGCCTGGTCAAGTAA